Within the Miscanthus floridulus cultivar M001 chromosome 2, ASM1932011v1, whole genome shotgun sequence genome, the region CCCCTCCCATCGTCCACCCCGATGCACTCTCGGTATTGTATAGCCCTGAGATGATAAAAAACACCTCGGAGCCATCCGGCGGAGCGGCGGCCATCGCTGCCAGCATCTTCGTCATCTCTAACGACCAGCTCGCCTCCCTCAAGCGCGTCTGCGGCGGCGCAAGCACATTCCGCGCCCTGAGCGCCCTCGTGTGGCAATGCGCTTGCGCCGCTTGGCGTCTGCCGCCGGACGCCGAAGCGCGcatctccttctcggtgaacgCCCGCCGCCGCGGCAGCATGATCCCAGTCCGCTACATGGGCAACGGCGCCCTCATGGTCTATGCGACGGGTGTGGCACGGGACATTGCCTCTGGGGCGTTGGAACACGTTGCCAGCCGCATCCGGACCACGATTAACCGGGTGGATGATGAGCTGGTGCGGTCGGCGATCGACTACCATCATGAGCTACTGGAGAGCGGCTTTCAGCCAAAGAGAGCCTTCATGGGAGACGCGGAGATGCGGGTGGTGAGCTGGCTTGGCATGCCCATGTACGACGCGGATTTTGGATGGGGGAAGCCGATGAGGGTGTCTCGGGCAGGATCGGTCCACCGCGGGTACATGCACCTCGTGAGGGATGGGCCAGACGCAGATAGCGCCATCCGCGTCATGGCGTGCTTGGAGGCTGCACACATGAAGGAATTCGAGCGCTTAATTTCGGCAAAGCTCGAGGGAGGCCTTTATCATGCAAAGCTCTAGCCAACGAGCTGTTTTTCTTCTATGTAGTAAAATTTGATCCTCGAGTCCTGATAATCTATAGTTTTTATGTTATAATAAGCCTTGTAATTCTATCAATGAATGCATGGGATATCTCATGGTAGGAAGTGTCTATACAACAGTTGTTTCCCCCTCTCCCAACACTTGATTTCAGGACTGTCGAACTCCTCATCCAACGGCTCACGTCACTTTCTTCAATTCCTCCTCCCGACGCGCCACTGCCGCCCACTACCGACCGCCCTGCCTTTGTGCAGTAGGGTCTATGGCGGGCTCCTTCTCCCCCACCCTCGTGccgccgtcatggccatgggcgcCCCCGCTATGACCTGGCCCGGTCACCTCCTCTGCCGCCAGGACCTAAAGCCGCCCTCCGCCGTGCCTCCCCACAGTCTTTTCTCTTCTAAGCCCGCTGAAGTTGGGGAAGAAGGGAGTGGGGCAGGCgcgaaggagaaggaggaggccgcGTCTCCTCGCCGATGTTAACCCGCCGCCACGcgttgagagagagagatgcgGTTGCTGAGAAACTGAGTGTATAGTATTTGTCTAAGAAAATGTTGTATACCCTGGTTACGTTCTGTCACCCTACTTTGGGGTAACTGATGCTACGTTAAAAACAATTACGTTCCGTTTATATCGTGTTAGCTCTAGCTTATGGTTGGGTCTAAGACCAACCACCTCTTGCTAATACTGAGCATGAGCAGCATAAGAAGGTAGCTTAAGTTTGTATCACCTCATACAGGGACGCATGTAAGCCTGCTAGTGGGTCCAAACCTGCCCCTAATCCGCATCTAGCTATACATGCATGGCAACGCAACCCTACCCAAAAATTAAGCTAATAAACCCACCCCGCCCCTTTGGCCCCATTTAGCTCTAGTGCCAACACACAATGGATACCCACGAGGTTTAAGCCCCATAGTCTAGCTCTTGAGTGAGCCCCACAAATGGTCTAGCCATACCGCTTTGCACAAAGTAGCTTCCTATCATGCATACTAAGTCATCTCTAATACATTTCAGTCAATTTCGCTAAAATTTTAAGGTGTGAATGCGACGTTTTAGTTCTAGGGTCGACTCTTGACGTGAGGGCCACATGTGGATTTAGCCACACTGGTTTGCACAAAGTAGCTTCCTGTCATACCGAATCATTACCTACAAATTCCAGATTTCGCTTAAATTTTAAGGTGTAAACGTGAGGTTTTTTAGTTTTAGGGTCTGGCTCTTGACGTGGGGCCCACATGTGGATCTAGCCACACTGCTTCGCCCAAAGTAGCTTCTTGTTATACTGAATGATTTTCAAAAAATTTCAGTCAATTTCGGTCATGGTTTTTAagtcgtcgcctaggcgtccaggcgctCAAAAAAATTGGGCATCCTCGTCGCCACGACCAAAATTCAGAAAAATGAGAGAGCAGGGGAGGGATAAGAGAGGAAGAACTGGAGGAGGACCGGGCAAGGCTAAGCACCCATCTCTGCTCCCATTCCCATTGGCTCTGGTTCTTATGGGCATCGTAGCTTTCTTCACCAGCCATCTTCGATAACATTGGAGATCTGGGAGGGGCTCTAGAAGGGCCAGCAGCGGGGGATCTCGCACAGGGGATCTAGAAGGGGGGCGGCAACAACAGTGGGGAAGGGGAGGGGAGATCTAGAAGGGGGCGTGACTCGTGACTACTAGAAATATCTACTTCTATGACGAATAGATTtcatcactgaaggagccaaattcgtcataattttagttttatgatgaatttatgatgaaaaccGGTTCATCATAGAAGTTGCGTCACTCTTGCACATCTATGACGAATCTGAcaaaatcgtcatagaagtgcATTGATTTGTGACAAAAAATAGATCGTCATAGAATTGTTTTGGCATGCGTGGTAGGGGGTTGCCACGCTGATGGGCGCTTCCATTGAAGATGCTTTCTACGTGTATATGCAATAGCCGATTGCATCGTAGATGGTTCGgatacgtgtcaccttcttattgcacaacgtggttatctctggttcttgcatatTTTAGGTTCTTATTGGACCACGTGTCATTTCCCTGTTGTTCCATAGGTCAGTTTTCTACTAGTATATGTGTCGTGTTGCCGTTGGATTACGTGTCACTTTTTATTGGAccacgtgtcgtatttttattgatCCACGTCTCTGTTTCTTATTTGACCACGCGTCACTATGCTATCTGTCCACGTGTCATATTTTTATACGTCCACGTGGTTGTGTAGGATTTTTAATAGCCCATGTGTCATGCCCTGGCCAATTCAagtgtcatgcactggttcgtccacgtgtcgcatttttatttgatcacgtggcctgTCCTGGTTCTACCAcgtggagtacaatcaattcatcatagaagCAATTGGAGATCATCACTACTGCTCAGACTGACTACATAACTATTTAGCTTAGCAATCAAATAACAACTATTTACATTTCACACATCAGCAGCGAACCACCGACAAAGTATCACCACATTAAACCGGCAtatgagtccacacatcaaaccggtacatgagtccacacatcaaaccacaaatgttcactacaTCAAGCCACAGAAGTTGAAGACTGAGAATTACCAGAAGAGCGGAAGCTCGTGCATAGCTCACTGAGATTGTTATACTCCTCCTGTTGTCGTTTCTTGTATTCCTCAAGCTCCCTTTTAGTCTTTTTtgtcttcctcttcagttcatccacttgaTCGATGAGGATAGACGAACTTTCTTGTTCAGCAGCAAGCTGTTTCTAAAGCATTCTCTCCGCCGATGTCTCTGTTCTTGTGGGGGGTACAACCTCGGATACCCACGATAggccacatgggctgcacccctaggggtggcccagcccacaggaCAGAGACTTGCGGAGCACAGCGCTGCTCGGCGCGtcacgtatgatcccatgattcctgtaatctgatattacttttcggttatctccaaaatctaaccgacttgtaactctgccccccggactatataaggtgggtagagaCCCCCCTCCgaacacacgtaatatcatacgatagccaatacaatccaacagaccatagaagtagggtattacgtcatgctgatggcccaaacctgtctaactcttgtgtctctgttgcctttttgttctcgattacacgtatctctgtcgatcaatctaccttcgtggtatacccctcggaggactgtgaacgatattctatcgatagttgacacgccaagtaggggtgtgcgtgctatttccatGTTGAACAAGATAGTATGTTtcacaggctcttcgtccctcccacagtctggccagatcttcacggtcagatcaatttcctagatcatcaacgctgacggagtcgaagAGCTCATTGAGCCAGTGTAGACCGATACTATGCCAATCACCCCACCACCTATGACCGCTGGtctgatctcagaaccacctccgagatCGTCTTCATTGATAATTCGTCACCCGCTCCCCCGCTAcccgaggaggcaaatcaacaacgatgatctgattgcATCCATCAATCGGGTTGGctagaagctcgccgattgcctctctattgtagaatcagctctgaccactctagtccagcgccgaccaccctctgatttaAATCTATCAGAGGTGGatcaggaaactccaggggttatagccctacccttcgggctcacTAGCATCGCCACtacctatcaagatgccctaaggggcaacttcaccgaccaggttggagatgtccatcctctcaccgaccagatCGCCAACCAGCTCTCACtgactgtcaacatgctacatgtCGGTCGACGCCtcgaagcatccctccaaaccatcctgaaggaaaatccagacttcgagtcctagggctctatggagactatcgccgaaaccaccaccatacaacctcCTTTCCCTCCCTTTCGTGGAGGTGGAATTTTCAATGTCAGCGTTGACAGTGCCCCAGGATGGGGAAACTGAGGAGGATCGCGCCGCTCGTGGCAATAGGAATGTCAACCGTGCGTAGTGCCGACCAAATGAGGTTGCCCTTGTGCTAGCTGAGGCTGCTCGCAACGAtcagctcgactcgcaaggaaggccacacccactccaacgcaacctcaacAACGAATTTGTCTGTGTTGAGGGCCatgacgtctacaagaccccaagcgccaacttggccatggccgccaatgagctcgtccggctcccgcagacaccggaggtcgccaaggtcgtcGCCATTCTTAAAGCGACGTACTGCCAGGTCAACAAGATCCGTCAGGATCAGAGACTTTCCTACTCCACGAGCTCGATTCACTAATCTACCATGCCGAGATCTAATCGCCACCCTAGCTGAAGTCGTTTCACCAACCAACACTGCGATGATGGACAACCTCTCTAGGGGGGAGATAGGGGCAATCACGTCGACCACCcttgccaacatgaccaggaagcCGACCAGGACGTCTgagcgcacatcaacaatctctCACCACAAAGAAGAAGTACACCGCTATCAAGAGTATGAGGAAGAGTTTAGTAATCTGGACTCAGCCCTCCAGCCGCTCAACATTGGCAATGTCGTAGATCATGACAGCGATGATCCTGAAGGGCCCCAAGCATTCAagagggcactctgaacactcAAGTGGcgccgtggtttcaaaatcactggggttgaGCCCTATTAGGGATGGATGAACCctacacagtggctacaagcttatgccactgctgtgcATGCCACTGGGGGAGATACCAGCGTCATGTCGaactatctccctgtcatgctcacaccaactatgatgaactagttcacaagcctcgTCCCAGACTCCAttagatcctaggaagagctagagaaggtcttcatcgacaactacatggctatgtgtactcgacggacaccaagcatgatctgaatcgcatctaccagaagccatttgagctcctccgtagctacatcagacgcttttttgagatgaggaattctattcctaacatcacggaagctgaggtcaccaccgcctttgttcaaggactccatcaccgtgaccaccgctccaagttcaatcacAAGCCACCTaaagggattggcgagatgattacgaCCGCCGATCAGTACACCGACATTGAAGAGGCCGAAGTATGTTttaacgaggatgcgggcactcatcgcccaactcactGTAGCGACGAGCGACCTAATGACCGACGCCATAGCAACCATCGCTATGATGACCGCAGTCACCATCATGATAGTGGCCATGACCAGCCAGAAGGGTCCAAATCTTTTCAATATCACCGCCAtcgaccagaccacatcgtcgccgccaTTGATGAACCTCataccaagcgcaactacgacgagtagtacaagaagattctcgaaggcccatgccctctccacaaaaacaacaagcataagatgaaggactacctcgGTTTGGCTAAGGAAGTCTAGGCTAAAAAGCtggacgacgacaacaacgacgGAACCAAAGGCcatcgaccacctaggggcaacaacaacaccttctaggatcacgacaaagtagttgccaccatcttcgggggtgtCGCTACCGCCGAGAGCAGAAGCGATCGGAGGCTCATCGCCACCAGGTGCTCACCGTCAATGCGGAAGACGCCTtagccaaccctagctatcgcccctagtccgaggtccccatcaccttcagtagggccaccAAGTGGGCGAACATCCCttacacagggcgtttccccTCGTTCTTGATGCAACCATTAGGAAAGTGCTTTTTAGGAAAGTACTCGTCCACAGTGGAAGCGCCCTAAACCTCCTCTTtgccagagccctaaaggagctaggccttgggatTGGAGACCTCGCACCCTCCGACctctccttctggggtgtggtacctggtagggcatccaaaccgcttggagagatcaccctcctagtatagtttggcacggctagcaactaccgcgtcgagcacatcaacttctatgtcgctgacttcaacaccgcctaccacgccatacttgatcggctagctctggccaagttcatggacgtaccacactatgcctatctggtgctaaagatgtcTTCTCCTATAGGAGTcctagccctatgggccaacctctccatcgcctatgcctatgagacagagagtctcgccctcaccgaagccaccgacctctccatccagatggctagcgtggtcaccgacaCCAAGATGGTGCCCTccgatgacctggagatcctagTGCTGGAGCCTCAACGCACCTTCGCAAAGTCCAAGGAAACTAAGGAGGTCGGCCTTGCcttgatgacccctccaagaccatcaagattagggctcacctcgaccccaaataggaaagcatgctcgtctccttcctacgtgccaacgctgatgtgtttgcttggaaacctacagacatgccgggggtaccacgggagaagatcgagcactccttgaatgtctcaccgaccgccaaaccgatcaagcagaaacacCAACAAtttgcgccagacaagaaggaggctattagggtagaaataaaatggctcctagctgccagatttattaaagaagtgtatcatcctgagtggttagcaaaccatgttctcattcaaaaaaagaataaagaatggagaatgtgcattgattacactaatctcaacaaacactgccctaaggacccctttggtctaccttggatagatgaggttgtagacacCACCACTGGCTATGACCTACTCTCTTTCCTTGaatgttactctggctatcaccagatatccctgaaagaggatgaccagatcaaaacgccgttcatcatgccttttggtgtgtattgctataccaccatgtccttcgaactcaagaacaccggggcaacctaccaaagggccatccagatgtgcctcaatcAACAAATTGGCTGTAATGTCAAGGCTTACATCGataatgtggtcgtcaagtccaagaccgccgacaatctcatcgccgaccttgaagaaatgtttgccaaCCTAAAAtgatacagatggaagttgaacccttcaaagtgcatctttggagttccatccgacatactcctaggctacatcatcagcgcccATGGTATCgagcccaaccctgacaaggtatCTACCaacaccaacatgaaatggccaacctatGTAAAgaacatacagaagcttacaggctgcatggctgctctcagccgctttatatcgcgcctcggtgaaaagggactaccgttcttcaaactcctcaaggcctttgAGCACTTCTCTTGGTTGGAggaggcagatatagctttcgagcagctcaaattatttctaatgaagcctccgatcatgatgacGCCTCGACCAAacaaaactctactgatctaTATCGCTGCCACTTCTCACgttgttagcacagctatcgtcattGAACATGAGGAGGCcagacatgcctataaggtgcaatgtccggtctacttcatcagcgaggtcatTAATGAGCCCGAAACTCATGATCCTCAAGTTTAGAAACTGCTATAGGCTATTCTAATCACGTCATGCAAGCTtcgccattactttgagtattacaagattgcTATGGTCACCGAGTTCCTTCTAAGGGACATCC harbors:
- the LOC136539627 gene encoding hydroxycinnamoyltransferase 4-like: MGSEIQVVEQSFVAPSTPTPRNGLWVSSLDLAKARGGHTPLVYFFRRSNDDDDFLDLSRLKESMAKALVAFYPLAGRAGVDGDGRIQIDCNSEGALFVVARSKLSIDDLMPFPELRGSMMFVPRVEPSSVLLAVQVTFMKCGGVALGTAFHHLAVDASGDFHFMQTWSAFSRDGDGAAVELPCHDRTLLRARSPPIVHPDALSVLYSPEMIKNTSEPSGGAAAIAASIFVISNDQLASLKRVCGGASTFRALSALVWQCACAAWRLPPDAEARISFSVNARRRGSMIPVRYMGNGALMVYATGVARDIASGALEHVASRIRTTINRVDDELVRSAIDYHHELLESGFQPKRAFMGDAEMRVVSWLGMPMYDADFGWGKPMRVSRAGSVHRGYMHLVRDGPDADSAIRVMACLEAAHMKEFERLISAKLEGGLYHAKL